The following DNA comes from Rhodospirillaceae bacterium.
CTGCATGCGCTGCTAAAGAAAGAGGGAATTGATGTACTTGCGCTTTCCGTCGACCGCGATGCGCTACGATTGTCGAAGAAGTTTTATAAAATAAATGCAATTCGTCACATGCCAGTTCTTATCGATAAAAATCGCAAAGTTCTCCGGCGGTTGAGCATTCGCGGCCTACCGACCACGGTTCTTATCAATCCAAACGGCATGGAAGTCGGGCGCATCGTTGGTGCAATTGAATGGAATTCGCCTGAAAATGTCGCGTTCCTGCGCCACGTATTAGCACGACAAAAATGACTCCAAAGTTCCCGACCCTGA
Coding sequences within:
- a CDS encoding TlpA family protein disulfide reductase; translation: MFYDVDDKPLAISEYKGRGVVLNFWATWCAPCVKEMPDLDRLHALLKKEGIDVLALSVDRDALRLSKKFYKINAIRHMPVLIDKNRKVLRRLSIRGLPTTVLINPNGMEVGRIVGAIEWNSPENVAFLRHVLARQK